CTCCCTTGATGTTTTGGACTCTCTGCGGCCtagatataaaatgtaaattgtacaatataactgttataaaatgttagtattaatattcattacatGATTAGCATTGGAAATCATAGTTTTAGACATCTGGTTAATCATTTGTTCAGTTGAATTAGTATCTTCAGGAGTAGTATTTGGATCTGTTGGTGTCATGTTGGGAGGTTCAATAATACTTTGACCATCAGATGACTGACTAATACGTGTAGTTACAGGACTAGCATTAGCACTTGTAATTGGTGTTGTTGAACTCATAAACGCTTGTTGAATCTGCTGTGGTCCACTTACTGCCGATTGTcttgttttttcttttacttcTTCAAACTTGTGTatgaactaataaaatatttagatggtatttattatttataacagctAAATTATAAGCAAAACATAGATATCTaagattgtttaattaataaatactttattcagTTCTTGTTCAGAAGAAAACCCAAGACCATAAACAGTATTTGCCCTATTGTCGGTCCACTGACCGAATTTTTGTGATGTTTTTGTAAATGACATATTTGGAGTTATAGTACTGTTAATGACGGcctaaattatgtaaaaattaagaaatgtgttaataatggttagcttttaattttgttaacaaatattttagatacataCTTTGCTTCCTTCAACACTAATGATGCGATACAATGCCCGGTGGGAGTCGAAAAAGAATGAAACATTGACAGCCACTGTAGATGCCGATATCCATGATTTTTTTGTCTTAGGATCTATGTGGAACACATGGGCCTTGCATGTAAATATTGGCTGCTCTCTAAAGTACAGAATTAAATTATgtaggaataaaataatacacaaacaaattatataaaataaataaacataatattatatataacaacacTAACCCCATGGTATCCTTTCCCAGAGTCATAGCCATCAACGAAAAGTGTTTGGAATTTGGAATTCGTGTAAACTGGTTAAAGGACAActgtataatactaatttacaAATCGCCGATATTAGACACCTATAACATCGACAAACAACAATTTGCGATATCTGTACAGTGTACGCTACTATGATAATTCCGCAAGCGACAAAATGTATAGCTGGAGGTACGCGACCCGGGACTGGGACGTTATGCGGgccaaatatttgtttatcaatCAATTTCGATGAATACGCTTTTCTGATAAGAAAACAAATTGACCAGAAAATGCGCGTGCGCACCGCGGACCAACGCCCATTTGCGTGTGCGGTCTCGTTTATCTCATGATACTGTGATAGTATGCTTATGGTTATCTCTAACGAAAACCAACttttttactgtttataaaaaaaaaaatcagtgttttattcgtttttttctcGTTATTCTTTTCATCACAACTCTTATCACCACTGACTGAAAacaaacaacaaatataaagtacaaatataaataaataatatgttatcacgGAGTCTTATCTGCGATTTTTGTGcgacgataataaataataatattctgaatttCTGAAAATCTGAACAATATGAACGATAAATTTTGTGCTGTGCCTGTCGAGTGTCGAGTACTCAGTACTCACGACGTGCCGAACTGTTGAATGCCCATGACCGCCAAATGCCATCTGAATGTGCTGCTCGTTGGTGTTGAATTTTTGCCACcagtttaaatgtaattatatattatattcgctgCTTAGGGCTTGTGATTGACTGGTCGTGTGAGGATCGAAGCTGgtctttataattgttttatacgtTTTCAGTGCAGGTTCCAAAGTTTCTGCAAAATCGTTTTCCTCTATTACCATTGCCAATGTGGGTTTTTTACTGAATTGAGTTGTTTGGTTTGTATTAAACCATTAAGTATTTCTATGCATTCCATATTCATTGGATTTCTATTACCcaggtatgataatatataatctccaaaatttttttttcttataaattaatcaacagTCATGTAATGACAAAATGTGTTCtttacaatgtattttttagtgagatacttattaattttgttcttCTAGGATATGATATGGAGAAAACTCAAGAAACTGACACAGACACACTGATTTCTGATATAAATGATATTGCAATACACGATCCAGTAATTAGTAAATCTGTTACTGAAAATGAGCCTGAACCAAGTAGTTCAGAACAGGGAAGTtcttatgaaattttatttgatcaacttaaagaaaataacaaacatatatttgttttaagtacAGCTGGTAAACCTATATACACacggtaaatataatattgttagtaagCATGTGTGGAACAAATGCAGTTGGCCGGACATTATTCAATGTATTAATAAGAtgtagattataaaaatattaaataaataaatattgtaaatgtttaGTTTCCGGTAAATTGCATTTATATCTCAAAAATAACActtcttattaattttacttttatacatttcatgTATAGGTTTGGAAATGAAAACCAAATGGCCTCCCTTTTTGGCTTAATGATAGCTTTAGTGTCGGTGACCCAAGATTCAAATGACACATTACAGTCGATTTGTTGCGGTCAGACTCGAatagtgtttttaaataaagatcCTATCATACTGGTCGGTGTTTCCCAATCTTCTGAGCCGAATgaccaaattaaaaaacaattaacgtaatttataatataccataaatacatctaaaactaaattaataaaattttaataattttaaatgaatatgttTTTGCTTTCAGATAtgtctataacaatataattagtaCATTGACATTaacacagttaaaaaaaatcttccACAATAGAACTAATTTTGATTTGAGGCGATTAATGAGTGGATCTGAAAGATTGATAGACAAGCTTATAACGTTTACTGAGACTGATCCAGGATTTTTATTGGATTCCATTAGTTGTCTACAAATGCCATCTAGTAGCAGAGATAAAATAACACAAACCATATTGACACAATgcagtaaaataaaagtaaaaacttaatgatatatttttaattattttattcaatattaataaatatttggtatctTTAGAATTTAGTATTTGGTTTATTGATTGCTCAAAAACACATTATATCGATTGTACGTATGAAAAAATACTCGCTGCATGTATCCGATATTCACTTAATATTAAACCTAATCAATTCAACAGAATCGTTTAAAACAGCAGAGACTTGGACACCTATTTGTTTACCTACATTTGATtctaggtaaaaataatattctttaaatatattttttttaaattattaaaccaaaataGTCTTCTCATTGTGTTTGTGTTTATAACTTTTTCAGTGGTTACATGCACGCTCATATATCATATTTGGCAGAAGATTGTCAAGCATGTCTAGTTTTGTTAACAATTGATCATAATCTTTTTTTTGCACTTTCCGACGCCAAAAGAAAAATCACAGAAGTatgttttatttacttaatgtTTTAATACTAATCTTGCTTCATTGCATAGTCATTTATAACTATTGGACTgtatgaaaatgttatttacctattaaataaatatatatatatatatatatatattttgtaatagaaAATGCGTTGCAATGATTGTCTCCATGAAATCAACGAAGCTATTATTCGTCAACCCGTCAGCTTAGCACGAGCAAATATTACTGGACTACGGCATCTTTTGTACAAGAACAAAAACCGCTCACAACACTGGTGCCCTCCATTTACTTCTCCATATAATACCATCGCACTACAACAAAACCTCATGTCAGTTTATAGTTCATTGATCAGCCAAATGAATTTCCCTGGTCGTACATTGAAagtaatttttcaacaattaacaGCTGAAACTATGCTGGCTTGggtatgtaaattatgtataatatgattatattatgtagaaaaattatattagaagtTAAATTATATGAGTGATTTTGACATTCTTCTAGGCAACTGACGATGTTGAATTGTATATGAGTTTTGAGCCACTAGTTTCTAAAGAATGTGCGACAAATGCCGTAACTAAACTAACTCAATGGATGAAAAAAGAAGAGGATtcgttgtttatatttaatattcccatgttttaaaattaactattatatgtaATTGAATCCAGAATTTGtgatagtattaattatatattaataggtaatatatattcatgATTATACTTaaggattataaataatagttatacattttcaactttttaagttCTTCTACAATATCTTTCTTTATAtcagtttgaaaaatatgttaaatttataaaattaaaaataataaagaatgaTTGTTAAGTATGTTTTGATATTCTTACAACtagttttttcaatattatttgtaattttattaactccaattatttaagaaaaatataaattatttcaactgtGAATATATTAGTTGAGATTGATAGTTgtcacaattataaaatattgcctagaaattgtatctataaaatattcaaacatgatttttttatatttgttgttacCTACTTacacaatgtaatataaattgtaaatttgtgaaATACTCaacttattattgtatttatgtgtgttatgatgaaatgtataaaaaataattaaattgttattattgttctttGTAATATCCAACAtagttatagattatattttttgtattattttttgatttcttaATTTCTCCCTCTTCAGTTTATTCCATAATGATTGATAGTGTTATCACTTggtagaattttaaatattttcaaaactgtaaatgtttatattttgttctctgtttagtatatactttatgtattctgatttgataatttattatataatataaatatgtgtgaacccgtagtttataaattataatcgagaTTATGGAATGTGAGTACCGtgcaactattattattattattattaattatcataataaatagcACAATGAGTCAGAACCAGCGAATTGACTCGACTTACGTTGTGATCGGTGGTGGTATAGCTGGTATAAGTTGTGTTGAAGCTTTGAAATTGTATACAACAGAGCCAGTGCTGTTAATTTCAGAATCGCCAATTGTTAAAGTGGTCACTGATATAAAGTTTTACACCAAAATTGCTACAGGATTCAAAGTCGAGGATAGAAATCTCCAATGTATTGAGAATACAGAATACATAATAGATAAAGTTATAGCAGTTAACTCAATTGAGcacataatttatacagaaaATCATCAGGaaatcaagtataaaaaattgtgtttgtgTACAGGCGCTACTCCAAAACTGTTGGATGACAAAGATTATGTTATTGGATTGCGTGATACACACTCTGTGGAGTATTTTCAATCAATTGTTGGTGCTGCTAATAGAGTATTGATTGTTGGTAATGGTGGTATTGCCACAGATTTGgtgtataaattaaatggtATTGAAATTATTTGGGTTATTAGGGATGAACACATTAGTTCACATTTTCTGGATGCTGGAGCAGCAGAGTTTTTTAGTAACTACCTAAACACTCAGCAATCAAGTGACAAAGTAATAAAAAGATTTAGATATTCTGGAGAACGTACCTCTGGAGCTGCACTAGGTCCTGACTGGCACTGTGGTGCAATGTTTGGAAACCATGAcggtaaaaatgttattatcgaGTATAAGGCTGagatcaaaaatatttctaaaagcGATATAGTAAGAGTAGAATTAACAAACGGCAAAGTGTATGAATGCGATTTTGTTGTATCTGCTACTGGAGTAACACCGAATAGCAATTTGGATATAAGAGACGGTACTAGTGTTGACATTGCTAGTGATGGTGGTATTAAAGTAGACTGGAAAATGGAAACAAGTCTGTCAGATATTTTTGCAGCCGGTGATGTATGCACTGTAGATTGGACTTCTGAACATTGGTTTCAAATGAGACTGTGGACTCAAGCGAGACAAATGGGAATGTATGCAGCCAAGTGCATGCATTTTAAACACATAAATGAAACACTGTTGCAAGacttttgttttgaactgtttacgcatgtaacatcattttttggtttcaaagttatattattaggcTTATATAATGCACAAGGATTGGACAAAAAGGAATGTGAGCTATTGGTTCGTGTAACCAATGGTCAAGAATACATAAAATTAGTATTACAAAACGGAAGAGTAGTTGGAGCAATGCTTATTGGAGATACAGATCTCGAAGAAATGTGTGAGAATTTAATACTGAACCAAATTGATGTAACTAATTTAATGGATGATTTGTTAGATCCTAATATTGATATAGAAGATTATTttgattgaattcaaattatttatttgttgaaaaaaaatatacatgtatttacaattgaaaagtgttgttttattttctataaggTGATCTTGACCTATGTCTTCTTGATCGTTCTCGATCATGACTTCTACTCCTTCTATGTCGGTCTCTATCTCTTCTATCGCCCCTATCACGATCTCTTCGATCTCGATCTCTATCTCTATTCCTCTTATCACGCTCTCTGTCTCTTCTTTTTTCTTTCACAGGGGAATGTTTATTCCTGTGTTCCTTTTCTCTTCTTTTATCTGTAGGCTCCTCTTCATCTGATGATTCAACACCTTCTTCTATGTCCTCTTCAAGTATAGAAACTTTGGGTTCTAACTCATTATTTTCTTCCAGTACATGTCTGCTTTGTATACGTGGTAATATAACGTCACAAACACGTTCGTCTCGTAGCAGTGAGTCAATAAATTCATCAATGTATATAAGCTCGAACTGGCCATCCCGATTTTGTCTTCTTAACTTACGACTGTCTGCCAACAATGGTTCCAGATATTTATAACAATCCACTGACGAGCCTGTCAAACGCATATAAAATGCCCCAAGCGCGCGGACATATTTGAATTCTTCATTTTTTATGAACTCCACAATGATGTCTTTTTCTGGTTGTATTTGTAACATCTTCAACGTCAAACACAAGAAAGGTGTGGGTTTGATATTACCTCCAAATACTCCACCTATAAATCGCATTAACATGGCCTTGTCCACCAATAACTCGGCAGACAAAGCAAAGCATTCTTCTTTCCAGAACTTATTGTCGTAAATACGAGACCGGATGATCTTTTCTATCAAATACTGAGGATTTGTCCCGTGAATGGTTTTTGCATCTTTTACCGTTCGATTGGCCATCCTTTTGTCGAGTACTTActgttaaataatagtaattggcACGTTAAATTAgtgaataatcaatattataaaaaaaaaaaaaaaacattaaacttacataatatttaactattaaaacacCTCATGGGCACAACGGACAACGGTGCCCGGATACCCGGTATCTTATTCTATGCCCGGAACGGCGGAACAGCTCACTGGCCAGTGTCCACTGACCACTGCTAACTCAAGTCACTGATTACTATCAGTGGTGTCTGACGAGCAGTGCTAATTAACCAAATACTTTAAGTATTTTCTACACGTTCGGCCGGTCTGCTAAAAGTCTATGCCCTATAGACGGTGTATGTACTATGTGGTTGTGTGGTATTTATTTTCTATGCGCCAATGTACTATGTAGTATTGTGGTACTAGAcaactatgtaatattatgtaaacgatAATACGACATGACACTGGGACAGCTGATGCTTACCTGTCAATAGAGAAAACTGACAACAAAAGGCCGATTATAAACGTCCGGCCCCACGTCTTACATGTAGGCTAAAATACAGTGTTGTCACGCGGTCAATAAGTACAAcggacaacataatattgtacagtatCCGTGGATTCATTACCCAAATGGCCAGTTGTAGCTTACTAGCTGCAGCTAGGGCCCGTTTaacgttttacaatcatagtttaaaccgcggttacgcttgaaccactgattttaccggccgaattcggtggtttaaccggagttcaactattCTAATACGGGCACtaaaccggtttaaaattatccctcACCGGGATAgtgaaccatgtaaatgatatagtgcaaacatcccggtgcattatttttcacaccggtttagttTAGCGAATTTCTAGTAGCTTGTCTACGACTCTACTTAGCCTAGCGCCCTAGCCATGACCACTAGCATTGATTATAGAATAGACTTATAATAGGCTATGGCACTGCATTGAATCATCAATTATAAATCCAGAAGATAATAgatattgcaataaaatatacagcATGAGTAtgacaacattatattatgtacattaattaacatatttttattaatataattaatattatttctatagatttttattggagggtgctttaaattataattatagttgataaaatagtgataaaaatagataaaataaatgtccttacattttaaaatttgaaactagcCAGTTGGAGATGCTTAGTTAGTTTAGCAGACAGCATTTATCACTCtcatatattaatcataaaatatacaaacgctgctacaaaaaataaaatctttagaTTTTCTATTACTGTtacttaattttgtataaatatacttatgatagttgaacaaaatatttaaaaatttgatctattaataatttatatatattttaattgttagaatcttaaatacatataatattttaattcaataattgaacacatgcatattaaatttgttaacagtaaaaatgattaatgcaatacaaaaaatatacttcaataAGAAGGACAAGAAGCAGTACCAATCAtttacagaaaatatttaaccaaaatTTGAttagtttaataagtattaaaaacaaaacatagctttatatcaattaaatgttaggaaaaaataattaaaaagtgttAGCATAactgttgtttatttattttcagtttgAGCTTGTTGTAATTTCATCTCTAGTACTTCAGTAACAACATTCTGTAACTTCTGTTTTTCTAAACCAATCTGTTGGATGCCTTCCATACGTTCCACGAGGAAGTTGACACGTCTTTTGAAGTATTGAATCGCGTCGTTAATTTCGAGCTTCAAAAAATATCCAGCCCCTATGCATACAGTCACATGCTCAGGATTGACTAATTGTCCAGCGGCGTACATGGACTTGGTTAAAGGAATCATCATGGATGTACCAGATGGTCGTCCTTTGGCACTTTCCAGCGCCTCTTGTGAACTAATGTACCTTTTCTGTGCAATTTTCAAAGATTGCAACGAGTCTTGTATTAAACTCACTTCTTTGTATACCTGTTCCTTCATTTTTGCTAATTGCTGCACGTTTAAATTGTTCAGGTCGATCATTTTACCTGCCATGGCTAATGAGGTTTAACTTGAAAAggaatttagaattattaaacgATTAAACTGAGAAGACTTGAAATCGGACGACTATAATGTATTCATTAATTAGTGTTGTAGTCTAGTTGGTTCTCTCTGTGCTAGGACCATTTCTATAATtctatcttatattcttatcaaCAAACATGTGCCAGAGAGGTTGATAAGCCAGTGCATGCACCcaaagttgcaccaaaaaaaatattaaacatgaagttaaaaaattttttgatttgtgtAATCTGTAGATAGTAGTATCATACATCgaggtagatattattatattaaacttattttcaattttgatattagagtattactacttactagtattactgtattagacGATCTGTAAAATTCTGTACTTTGAATCTTAATAATGATCTATTGATCTAAAATTTTAAGTcttagttgttacttgttaattattttatttgttagtttaaaaagttgaaataatTGACCGAATTAAACCTGGTggttttaattaagtaaatgtattaaaaaaacaagtgtaggtacatatttacatttttttctaggTATCTAACTATCTAAGTGACATTAAAGCTTGAAAAAAATGGCATTGCGAGTGGCTGTTGCCCGTTTAAAAACAGTTACTGGAGGACCGTCTTTATTAcgtataaacaatacatttagtCGTTTGAAACATTTCAATAGTGAGTCACCATTAGCTAAACATGCTAAAAAACGTACCAGCACAGTACGTTTAATAGGCGGTGGTGTGGCCATTGGTATCGTAGTTGGAGCAgcatattcatatttttcatattcagAGAGAAAATTGCCTGGTGCAATAGTAAATACTCCAACACAAATACCAATCTTGAAGACGTTACCTACTGATCTGAAGGTCACCCGTAAAGTATGGCATTACTCTCAACTTATAGtgacatttaaatgtattgaacatatttataatttaaatttcaggtACGACACAATAATGATGAGACagccaattttattttatttcagtatccAACTTGTCCATTTTGTTGTAAGGTACGAGCATTTCTTGATTATGTAAAGGTGCCGTATGATATCATTGAAGTAGACCCTATTCTCAAACAGCAAATAAGTTGGTCAGATTATAAAAAAGTTCCCATTCTATTAGTAAAATCAAGTAATGGTTACCAACCACTTACCGATAGTACAATGATCGTATCTGCTCTGGCTTcttatttaaaagataaaacatTTACCATTGAAGATATTGCAAATTTTTATCCATCAATATCCTATGTTGATGTAGACGGAAAGAGAAAGACAGACATcatgaacaaatattttataatgaatgaaGACGAATCTGAAAAATCAAAACGTTTAAACTTTgagtaagttattatatttgaaaataatcgaattaacataatatgatattttttttagaaatgaaaGACAATGGAGAAAATGGTCTGATGATACCTTGGTCCATGCGCTCTCACCAAATGCTTACCGTACTCTATCGGAAGCTATTGACTCTTTTAAATGGTTTTCAATAGCAGGTGAATGGGAAAAAAATTTCCCCTTTTGGGAAACAAGTCTTATGATATATGGTGGTGCCTTTATGATGTGgctaattagtaaaaaattgaagaaaaagtaattttatttaattattaaataattcataataatttatgactaCAATAGTTAATGTTTTATAGGTACATGCTAAAAGATGATGTACGTCAATCATTATATGAAGAATGTAATACATGGGTAAAAGCAGTGGAAAAAAATGGTGGAACTTTCATGGGCGGTAATAAACCAAACTTGGCCGATCTAGCTGTGTATGGTACTCTTTCAAGTATCGAAGGCTGTATGGCTTTCAAAGACATACaagaaaatactaaaataaatgtgtggtttagtaatatgaaaaatgttatataatattgttcctaTTGTTGCCATTTCTTAAAAtgcatttacaaaataataaatagaatgaAAAAGGgtcagttatttaatttaagaaaattagtTGTTCTTTTTAATTACACTGAAAGTATTTGTTTTCAACAAAAACtagaaatttgttattatattatcctagttaactttcataatattttaacttgtatgTTAACTTTCCCGAATCATACAAGATAGAACAGTTGAACTGTCCGCAAGTGAatgtctttaattttttttgacattgctgctgttaattatttattttataaatatatttatactctaCTACT
This portion of the Acyrthosiphon pisum isolate AL4f chromosome A1, pea_aphid_22Mar2018_4r6ur, whole genome shotgun sequence genome encodes:
- the LOC100160870 gene encoding homer protein homolog 2, which codes for MAMTLGKDTMGEQPIFTCKAHVFHIDPKTKKSWISASTVAVNVSFFFDSHRALYRIISVEGSKAVINSTITPNMSFTKTSQKFGQWTDNRANTVYGLGFSSEQELNKFIHKFEEVKEKTRQSAVSGPQQIQQAFMSSTTPITSANASPVTTRISQSSDGQSIIEPPNMTPTDPNTTPEDTNSTEQMINQMSKTMISNANHAAESPKHQGSNDGRMSGGNSMLPESQLKYENERLKLALTHSSANAKKWEIELQTLKNNNLRLTNALQESTANVDEWKRQLQSYKEENQRLKTRYLDAEVAKGGSEVASELRNELTSLRLKVENLDGELKSKNEEIQKMTMNRMPLEEKCKVLSQENAELQAAVSLAQAQLETALAAQESQRRVIDTLNNSLFVRIQELAAIHREMTTAIQT
- the LOC100162893 gene encoding protein SAND; protein product: MEKTQETDTDTLISDINDIAIHDPVISKSVTENEPEPSSSEQGSSYEILFDQLKENNKHIFVLSTAGKPIYTRFGNENQMASLFGLMIALVSVTQDSNDTLQSICCGQTRIVFLNKDPIILVGVSQSSEPNDQIKKQLTYVYNNIISTLTLTQLKKIFHNRTNFDLRRLMSGSERLIDKLITFTETDPGFLLDSISCLQMPSSSRDKITQTILTQCSKIKNLVFGLLIAQKHIISIVRMKKYSLHVSDIHLILNLINSTESFKTAETWTPICLPTFDSSGYMHAHISYLAEDCQACLVLLTIDHNLFFALSDAKRKITEKMRCNDCLHEINEAIIRQPVSLARANITGLRHLLYKNKNRSQHWCPPFTSPYNTIALQQNLMSVYSSLISQMNFPGRTLKVIFQQLTAETMLAWATDDVELYMSFEPLVSKECATNAVTKLTQWMKKEEDSLFIFNIPMF
- the LOC100166994 gene encoding prefoldin subunit 5-like, with amino-acid sequence MAGKMIDLNNLNVQQLAKMKEQVYKEVSLIQDSLQSLKIAQKRYISSQEALESAKGRPSGTSMMIPLTKSMYAAGQLVNPEHVTVCIGAGYFLKLEINDAIQYFKRRVNFLVERMEGIQQIGLEKQKLQNVVTEVLEMKLQQAQTENK
- the LOC100162234 gene encoding prostaglandin E synthase 2; translation: MALRVAVARLKTVTGGPSLLRINNTFSRLKHFNSESPLAKHAKKRTSTVRLIGGGVAIGIVVGAAYSYFSYSERKLPGAIVNTPTQIPILKTLPTDLKVTRKVRHNNDETANFILFQYPTCPFCCKVRAFLDYVKVPYDIIEVDPILKQQISWSDYKKVPILLVKSSNGYQPLTDSTMIVSALASYLKDKTFTIEDIANFYPSISYVDVDGKRKTDIMNKYFIMNEDESEKSKRLNFENERQWRKWSDDTLVHALSPNAYRTLSEAIDSFKWFSIAGEWEKNFPFWETSLMIYGGAFMMWLISKKLKKKYMLKDDVRQSLYEECNTWVKAVEKNGGTFMGGNKPNLADLAVYGTLSSIEGCMAFKDIQENTKINVWFSNMKNVI
- the LOC100160194 gene encoding pre-mRNA-splicing factor 38-like isoform X1, with protein sequence MANRTVKDAKTIHGTNPQYLIEKIIRSRIYDNKFWKEECFALSAELLVDKAMLMRFIGGVFGGNIKPTPFLCLTLKMLQIQPEKDIIVEFIKNEEFKYVRALGAFYMRLTGSSVDCYKYLEPLLADSRKLRRQNRDGQFELIYIDEFIDSLLRDERVCDVILPRIQSRHVLEENNELEPKVSILEEDIEEGVESSDEEEPTDKRREKEHRNKHSPVKEKRRDRERDKRNRDRDRDRRDRDRGDRRDRDRHRRSRSHDRERSRRHRSRSPYRK
- the LOC103308313 gene encoding pyridine nucleotide-disulfide oxidoreductase domain-containing protein 1 — protein: MSQNQRIDSTYVVIGGGIAGISCVEALKLYTTEPVLLISESPIVKVVTDIKFYTKIATGFKVEDRNLQCIENTEYIIDKVIAVNSIEHIIYTENHQEIKYKKLCLCTGATPKLLDDKDYVIGLRDTHSVEYFQSIVGAANRVLIVGNGGIATDLVYKLNGIEIIWVIRDEHISSHFLDAGAAEFFSNYLNTQQSSDKVIKRFRYSGERTSGAALGPDWHCGAMFGNHDGKNVIIEYKAEIKNISKSDIVRVELTNGKVYECDFVVSATGVTPNSNLDIRDGTSVDIASDGGIKVDWKMETSLSDIFAAGDVCTVDWTSEHWFQMRLWTQARQMGMYAAKCMHFKHINETLLQDFCFELFTHVTSFFGFKVILLGLYNAQGLDKKECELLVRVTNGQEYIKLVLQNGRVVGAMLIGDTDLEEMCENLILNQIDVTNLMDDLLDPNIDIEDYFD